Proteins encoded in a region of the Panthera tigris isolate Pti1 chromosome B2, P.tigris_Pti1_mat1.1, whole genome shotgun sequence genome:
- the LOC102972921 gene encoding transmembrane protein 230-like gives MLPTRTNVAAGIPSSKMKYSKLSSTDTGHINRQKETSPTEASFKSKRCPVRSHLVKFKKNSTRIPYKAIACATAQFLIGAFLVVTGCLLLAGYISKVGANRAVAVLIVGILVFLPGFYHLLIAYRAHRGCQGCSYSDLPDCDD, from the coding sequence ATGCTTCCCACTCGCACCAACGTGGCTGCTGGGATCCCCAGCAGCAAAATGAAATACTCAAAGCTCTCCAGCACTGACACTGGGCACATTAACCGTCAGAAGGAAACTTCGCCTACCGAAGCTAGCTTTAAATCGAAAAGATGTCCAGTGAGATCTCACTTAGTAAAGTTTAAGAAAAACTCTACGAGGATTCCTTATAAGGCCATTGCCTGTGCCACCGCGCAGTTTTTGATTGGCGCCTTTCTCGTTGTCACGGGTTGCCTCCTGCTGGCAGGCTACATCAGCAAAGTGGGCGCCAACCGGGCTGTTGCCGTTCTGATTGTTGGCATCCTGGTGTTCCTGCCTGGGTTTTACCACTTGCTCATCGCTTACAGAGCGCACCGAGGCTGCCAGGGCTGCTCCTACAGTGACCTTC